In Quercus lobata isolate SW786 chromosome 12, ValleyOak3.0 Primary Assembly, whole genome shotgun sequence, a genomic segment contains:
- the LOC115971822 gene encoding uncharacterized protein LOC115971822 isoform X3, translating to MESPKPQPQNLDEYSAATTVINFDHPIPLLRGPIRRPSPSSGPYVLAFRDLQTWFSALKSSESQILDQCITGARIGCALTASNRCKPPWWRSLIGPKQTDLKAREQCEAREMEACFVTAKEKCVAFAAEKCATPFRDAWIATRVNPKVAMRLIGWASVPERCTWINSIGLDLGDCEFGETNCYRASELLGSNTDFGSDRFKGSCL from the exons atggaatcTCCAAAACCACAACCGCAAAATCTAGACGAATACTCAGCCGCCACAACTGTCATCAACTTCGACCACCCCATCCCCTTGCTCCGTGGGCCCATTCGCCGGCCCAGCCCATCATCAGGCCCATATGTACTCGCATTCCGAGACCTCCAAACCTGGTTCTCCGCTCTCAAATCCTCCGAGTCCCAAATTCTCGACCAGTGCATCACCGGAGCTAGAATCGGGTGCGCGCTCACCGCCTCCAACAGATGTAAGCCTCCCTGGTGGCGATCCCTCATTGGTCCGAAACAAACCGACTTGAAAGCGCGAGAGCAGTGCGAGGCGCGCGAAATGGAAGCTTGCTTTGTTACGGCGAAAGAGAAGTGCGTCGCGTTTGCTGCGGAGAAGTGCGCGACGCCGTTTCGGGACGCGTGGATTGCGACGCGCGTGAATCCGAAGGTTGCCATGAGGTTGATTGGTTGGGCCTCGGTGCCGGAGAGGTGTACGTGGATTAATTCGATTGGTCTGGATTTGGGAGATTGTGAATTCGGCGAAACGAATTGTTATAGGGCTAGCGAATTGCTTGGCTCTAACACCGATTTTGGATCCGATCGCTTCAAAG GGTCCTGCTTGTAA
- the LOC115971822 gene encoding uncharacterized protein LOC115971822 isoform X4, with amino-acid sequence MESPKPQPQNLDEYSAATTVINFDHPIPLLRGPIRRPSPSSGPYVLAFRDLQTWFSALKSSESQILDQCITGARIGCALTASNRCKPPWWRSLIGPKQTDLKAREQCEAREMEACFVTAKEKCVAFAAEKCATPFRDAWIATRVNPKVAMRLIGWASVPERCTWINSIGLDLGDCEFGETNCYRASELLGSNTDFGSDRFKE; translated from the coding sequence atggaatcTCCAAAACCACAACCGCAAAATCTAGACGAATACTCAGCCGCCACAACTGTCATCAACTTCGACCACCCCATCCCCTTGCTCCGTGGGCCCATTCGCCGGCCCAGCCCATCATCAGGCCCATATGTACTCGCATTCCGAGACCTCCAAACCTGGTTCTCCGCTCTCAAATCCTCCGAGTCCCAAATTCTCGACCAGTGCATCACCGGAGCTAGAATCGGGTGCGCGCTCACCGCCTCCAACAGATGTAAGCCTCCCTGGTGGCGATCCCTCATTGGTCCGAAACAAACCGACTTGAAAGCGCGAGAGCAGTGCGAGGCGCGCGAAATGGAAGCTTGCTTTGTTACGGCGAAAGAGAAGTGCGTCGCGTTTGCTGCGGAGAAGTGCGCGACGCCGTTTCGGGACGCGTGGATTGCGACGCGCGTGAATCCGAAGGTTGCCATGAGGTTGATTGGTTGGGCCTCGGTGCCGGAGAGGTGTACGTGGATTAATTCGATTGGTCTGGATTTGGGAGATTGTGAATTCGGCGAAACGAATTGTTATAGGGCTAGCGAATTGCTTGGCTCTAACACCGATTTTGGATCCGATCGCTTCAAAG
- the LOC115971822 gene encoding uncharacterized protein LOC115971822 isoform X2: MESPKPQPQNLDEYSAATTVINFDHPIPLLRGPIRRPSPSSGPYVLAFRDLQTWFSALKSSESQILDQCITGARIGCALTASNRCKPPWWRSLIGPKQTDLKAREQCEAREMEACFVTAKEKCVAFAAEKCATPFRDAWIATRVNPKVAMRLIGWASVPERCTWINSIGLDLGDCEFGETNCYRASELLGSNTDFGSDRFKVKGSWGGH; this comes from the coding sequence atggaatcTCCAAAACCACAACCGCAAAATCTAGACGAATACTCAGCCGCCACAACTGTCATCAACTTCGACCACCCCATCCCCTTGCTCCGTGGGCCCATTCGCCGGCCCAGCCCATCATCAGGCCCATATGTACTCGCATTCCGAGACCTCCAAACCTGGTTCTCCGCTCTCAAATCCTCCGAGTCCCAAATTCTCGACCAGTGCATCACCGGAGCTAGAATCGGGTGCGCGCTCACCGCCTCCAACAGATGTAAGCCTCCCTGGTGGCGATCCCTCATTGGTCCGAAACAAACCGACTTGAAAGCGCGAGAGCAGTGCGAGGCGCGCGAAATGGAAGCTTGCTTTGTTACGGCGAAAGAGAAGTGCGTCGCGTTTGCTGCGGAGAAGTGCGCGACGCCGTTTCGGGACGCGTGGATTGCGACGCGCGTGAATCCGAAGGTTGCCATGAGGTTGATTGGTTGGGCCTCGGTGCCGGAGAGGTGTACGTGGATTAATTCGATTGGTCTGGATTTGGGAGATTGTGAATTCGGCGAAACGAATTGTTATAGGGCTAGCGAATTGCTTGGCTCTAACACCGATTTTGGATCCGATCGCTTCAAAG
- the LOC115972133 gene encoding calmodulin-like protein 11 — protein sequence MTDTLTEAQVAEFREAFCLIDKDSDGYITMEELATIIQSLNENPTKEEVQDMIVEVDADGSGTIDFEEFLNIMARKMKENVADELKEAFKVFDRDQDGYISANELRQVMINLGERLTVEEAEQMIREADLDGDGQVSYEEFARMMMLN from the exons ATGACTGATACATTGACAGAAGCTCAGGTTGCTGAGTTCCGGGAGGCCTTTTGTCTCATCGACAAGGACTCCGATG GCTACATCACTATGGAAGAATTGGCAACAATAATTCAATCATTGAACGAAAATCCCACAAAAGAAGAAGTTCAAGACATGATTGTTGAAGTTGATGCTGATGGAAGTGGGACAATAGACTTTGAAGAGTTCTTGAATATTATGGCAAGAAAAATGAAG GAAAATGTTGCCGATGAGCTAAAAGAAGCCTTCAAAGTATTCGACAGGGATCAAGATGGATATATTTCAGCTAATGAG CTGAGACAAGTAATGATAAATTTGGGGGAGAGACTGACAGTGGAAGAGGCTGAACAAATGATTAGAGAGGCTGATTTAGATGGTGACGGTCAAGTCAGCTATGAAGAATTTGCAAGGATGATGATGCTTAATTGA